A genomic segment from Nitrospira sp. encodes:
- a CDS encoding Phosphatidylethanolamine N-methyltransferase, translating into MDIVKVERVYTNYSGVYDHIFGKIFHESRESAVRNLRIRPEEKILEVGVGTGIALEYYPKNCEIIGIDLSSGMLAKARQRQSHYHLDHVRLMLMDAGKMDFADDSFDTVMAAYVVTAVPDYRKVVNEMIRVCKPGGRIIMLNHFSNGNKLIAAVEKVISPLCKHIGFRTDLSLNHVLEGTDLHVARKEKVNPMKFWHLVECVNRKNGTNGSANGHVKGNGHGNGRHSHHT; encoded by the coding sequence ATGGATATCGTCAAGGTCGAGCGAGTGTACACCAATTATTCCGGGGTCTACGATCATATCTTCGGAAAAATCTTCCATGAGTCGCGCGAGTCCGCCGTGCGCAATCTCAGGATCCGGCCCGAAGAAAAAATTTTGGAAGTCGGCGTGGGAACGGGGATCGCCCTGGAATACTATCCCAAGAACTGCGAAATCATCGGCATCGACCTCTCCTCAGGCATGTTGGCCAAGGCCCGGCAGCGTCAGTCCCACTATCACCTGGACCATGTGCGGCTCATGCTGATGGACGCGGGCAAGATGGACTTTGCCGACGACAGCTTCGACACCGTCATGGCAGCCTATGTGGTGACCGCCGTGCCGGACTATCGAAAAGTCGTGAATGAAATGATTCGAGTCTGCAAACCGGGCGGCCGCATCATCATGTTGAACCACTTCAGCAACGGCAACAAGTTGATTGCGGCCGTGGAAAAAGTCATCTCTCCCCTCTGCAAACACATCGGCTTCCGCACCGACCTTTCCCTGAATCACGTCCTTGAAGGAACCGACCTGCACGTCGCCCGAAAGGAAAAAGTGAATCCGATGAAATTCTGGCACTTAGTGGAATGTGTCAATCGGAAGAACGGAACGAACGGCAGCGCGAATGGGCATGTCAAGGGGAACGGACACGGGAACGGCAGGCACAGTCACCACACCTGA